One genomic window of Micromonospora sp. WMMD1128 includes the following:
- a CDS encoding Nif3-like dinuclear metal center hexameric protein — MSGPATVHDAVDLLDRRHPTDLADPADRVGLLAGRPDSPLRRVLLAVDAVAATVHEARAEGADLLVTHRPPTPDTVAHAEAAGLALYTAHSNAAVARPGVSDALAAVLGLGPTEPLVPVPRRRDVLVVFVPLSGVERLIDAAAAAGAGVIGDYRRCAWWTAGTGTFVPAVGARPAAGTVGQVSLAPEARVEMTLPRSRRAEVLAAARDAHPYEEPACYLFELAELPDGHGHGRVGELPRAMSAGELAGRWGGAVRVAGDARRPLRTVAVCAGAGGRFVEAATACGVDAYLAGDLAAAAGPPVLLDAGGWATVRPWLGALARTIAAEFRGRLPVRVSARDTDRWSLLGPRPETGDPVHADGPAWPDGVRPSGERSC; from the coding sequence GTGAGCGGCCCGGCCACCGTGCACGACGCGGTCGACCTGCTGGACCGACGTCATCCCACCGACCTCGCCGATCCGGCCGACCGGGTCGGCCTGCTCGCCGGACGGCCGGACAGCCCGCTCCGGCGGGTGCTGCTGGCGGTGGACGCGGTCGCCGCGACGGTCCACGAGGCCCGGGCCGAGGGCGCCGACCTGCTGGTGACGCACCGCCCGCCCACGCCGGACACGGTGGCTCACGCCGAGGCGGCCGGCCTCGCGCTCTACACCGCGCACAGCAACGCGGCGGTGGCCCGGCCCGGGGTGTCCGACGCGCTCGCCGCCGTACTCGGGCTCGGCCCCACCGAGCCGCTGGTGCCGGTCCCCCGCCGGCGGGACGTGCTCGTCGTGTTCGTGCCGCTGAGCGGGGTGGAGCGGCTGATCGACGCGGCTGCCGCGGCCGGGGCCGGGGTGATCGGTGACTACCGCCGGTGCGCCTGGTGGACCGCGGGCACCGGCACGTTCGTGCCGGCCGTGGGGGCGCGACCGGCGGCCGGGACGGTGGGCCAGGTGAGCCTCGCCCCGGAGGCCCGGGTGGAGATGACGCTGCCGCGGAGCCGCCGGGCCGAGGTCCTGGCCGCGGCGCGGGACGCCCACCCGTACGAGGAGCCCGCGTGTTACCTGTTCGAACTGGCCGAGCTGCCCGACGGGCACGGACACGGGCGGGTGGGTGAGCTGCCCCGGGCGATGTCGGCCGGGGAGCTGGCGGGCCGCTGGGGCGGCGCCGTCCGGGTGGCCGGCGACGCCCGCCGTCCGCTGCGGACGGTGGCGGTCTGCGCGGGGGCGGGCGGGCGGTTCGTCGAGGCGGCCACCGCCTGCGGGGTGGACGCCTACCTCGCCGGCGACCTCGCCGCCGCCGCCGGCCCGCCGGTGCTGCTCGACGCGGGTGGATGGGCCACCGTCCGGCCCTGGCTGGGGGCGCTGGCGCGGACGATCGCGGCGGAGTTCCGCGGCCGGTTGCCGGTCCGCGTCTCCGCGCGGGACACCGACCGGTGGTCACTGCTCGGGCCGCGGCCGGAGACCGGCGACCCGGTCCACGCCGACGGACCGGCGTGGCCGGACGGGGTACGCCCGAGCGGGGAGCGGTCGTGCTGA
- a CDS encoding nucleotide disphospho-sugar-binding domain-containing protein, protein MRVLFLSTPLASHLYPMVPLAWALRAAGHDVAVATTGPALSVASSGLDVVDFDPDGRCPSLAQINATRPDIVAQRATRIDDGMVLLIEATRQYVDRMIEVAGRWRPDLVVHSQLQGGGPLAAATLGVPAVEHGSSLLRTGDFYERLDQLVPETFTAYGLTGLPERRALLDVAPPSMVVAHPGAWPMRYVPYNGGGVLPVDLTVPTDRPRVAVTIGTNIMAPKMAQLLSGLYAAAAGVDAEFVVLLSGIDEPADDVPDNVRVVRDWLPLRALLGTCRLIVHHGGAGSILAALDAGVAQLVVPSGAPSYIQADAVRERGVGVTATADEVDADLLDGVLGDEKLHDAAAEVRDEMAGMPPPAAVVSRLVELAS, encoded by the coding sequence GTGCGCGTGCTGTTCCTGTCCACCCCCCTGGCCAGCCACCTCTACCCGATGGTGCCGCTGGCCTGGGCGCTGCGGGCCGCCGGCCACGACGTGGCGGTCGCCACCACCGGCCCGGCGCTGTCGGTCGCGTCGTCCGGGCTGGACGTGGTCGACTTCGACCCGGACGGGCGCTGCCCCTCGCTGGCCCAGATCAACGCCACCCGCCCGGACATCGTGGCCCAGCGGGCCACCCGCATCGACGACGGCATGGTGCTGCTGATCGAGGCGACCCGGCAGTACGTCGACCGCATGATCGAGGTGGCCGGTCGCTGGCGCCCCGATCTCGTGGTGCACTCCCAGCTCCAGGGCGGCGGCCCGCTGGCCGCGGCGACGCTCGGCGTGCCCGCCGTCGAGCACGGGTCGAGCCTGCTGCGCACCGGCGACTTCTACGAGCGGCTCGACCAGCTCGTCCCGGAGACCTTCACGGCGTACGGCCTGACCGGCCTGCCGGAGCGGCGGGCCCTGCTCGACGTCGCCCCGCCGAGCATGGTGGTCGCCCACCCGGGCGCCTGGCCGATGCGGTACGTGCCGTACAACGGCGGTGGCGTGCTGCCGGTCGACCTGACCGTGCCCACGGACCGGCCGCGGGTCGCGGTCACCATCGGCACGAACATCATGGCGCCGAAGATGGCGCAACTGCTGTCCGGGCTGTACGCCGCCGCGGCGGGCGTCGACGCCGAGTTCGTCGTCCTGCTCAGCGGGATCGACGAACCCGCCGACGACGTGCCGGACAACGTCCGGGTGGTGCGTGACTGGCTGCCGCTGCGAGCCCTGCTCGGCACCTGCCGGCTCATCGTGCACCACGGCGGCGCCGGTTCCATCCTGGCCGCGCTGGACGCCGGCGTGGCGCAGCTCGTCGTGCCCTCCGGCGCGCCCAGCTACATCCAGGCCGACGCGGTCCGCGAGCGTGGCGTCGGGGTCACGGCGACGGCCGACGAGGTCGACGCCGACCTGCTCGACGGGGTCCTCGGCGACGAGAAGCTGCACGACGCCGCGGCCGAGGTGCGGGACGAGATGGCGGGCATGCCGCCGCCGGCCGCCGTGGTGTCCCGGTTGGTCGAGCTGGCGTCCTGA
- a CDS encoding cytochrome P450 encodes MSIRPDAITGNVAAEQVFLGFLDSPADDEPIAQYHWLHEHAPVFTTTTGMVVLTRYDDVDLALRHRALGRGDESVQHLTDLPPQLVEPVMALWKRTMVFANPPLHTRMRRPVAAAFTPRHVEELRARIVTRIERLLDELTGGSEVDWVRAFASPLGTGVVGDMLGVPEPDRPELARLSPESMKVFDPMTASTDLPAAAEAVIDMADYFGDLVDDRRREPGPDVVSRLAGALDDGSLERIEVVAASANLLNAGSDTLVNLLSNAMYALLTNPGQLDALRDLPPALLPRAVEELARWDPPLNLNPRTALEPCTIAGVDLTPGQIVIGVQGAANRDPSHYTDPDRLDLARDEGPSLSFGGGVHYCLGAHLGRLVLGEVLRVLGATGTTVAAAGTARRRPGHNLRGFQYLPVTLTR; translated from the coding sequence GTGAGCATCCGCCCCGACGCCATCACTGGGAACGTCGCCGCCGAGCAGGTCTTCCTCGGCTTCCTCGACAGTCCCGCGGACGACGAGCCCATCGCGCAGTACCACTGGCTGCACGAACACGCGCCGGTCTTCACGACCACCACCGGGATGGTCGTGCTCACCCGTTACGACGACGTGGACCTCGCCCTGCGGCACCGCGCCCTGGGCCGCGGCGACGAGTCGGTGCAGCACCTCACCGACCTGCCACCGCAGCTGGTCGAGCCGGTGATGGCGCTCTGGAAGCGCACCATGGTCTTCGCCAACCCGCCGCTGCACACCCGGATGCGCCGCCCGGTCGCCGCCGCGTTCACCCCCCGCCACGTGGAGGAGCTGCGGGCCCGGATCGTCACCCGGATCGAACGGCTCCTCGACGAGCTGACCGGCGGGTCCGAGGTGGACTGGGTCCGGGCGTTCGCCTCGCCGTTGGGCACCGGCGTGGTCGGGGACATGCTCGGCGTGCCCGAGCCCGACCGGCCCGAGCTGGCCCGGCTGTCGCCCGAGTCGATGAAGGTCTTCGACCCGATGACCGCCAGCACCGACCTGCCGGCCGCCGCCGAGGCGGTGATCGACATGGCCGACTACTTCGGCGACCTGGTCGACGACCGGCGCCGCGAACCGGGCCCGGACGTGGTGAGCCGCCTCGCGGGCGCGCTCGACGACGGCTCGCTGGAGCGGATCGAGGTGGTGGCCGCCTCGGCCAACCTGCTCAACGCCGGCAGCGACACCCTGGTCAACCTGCTCAGCAACGCCATGTACGCGCTGCTGACCAACCCTGGGCAGCTCGACGCGCTGCGCGACCTGCCGCCCGCGCTGCTGCCCCGCGCGGTGGAGGAACTGGCCCGCTGGGACCCGCCCCTCAACCTCAACCCGCGGACCGCCCTGGAGCCGTGCACGATCGCCGGCGTCGACCTCACGCCCGGCCAGATCGTCATCGGTGTGCAGGGCGCGGCCAACCGGGACCCGTCCCACTACACCGACCCCGACCGGCTCGACCTCGCCCGCGACGAAGGACCCTCGCTCTCCTTCGGCGGCGGGGTGCACTACTGCCTCGGCGCCCACCTCGGCCGTCTCGTGCTCGGCGAGGTGCTGCGCGTCCTGGGCGCCACCGGCACGACCGTCGCCGCGGCCGGCACCGCCCGCCGACGCCCCGGGCACAACCTGCGCGGATTCCAGTACCTGCCCGTCACTCTGACCCGGTGA
- a CDS encoding sugar phosphate nucleotidyltransferase: MPTPPRPDPTPVGVLLAGGRGTRLAPLTDRTSKQLLPVGGRPLAARVIDQLTAAGVRDVLAVIDDRHADAFLGTLRDGRDLGLRSLAYVWQPPTGLGMPSAIAQVEPHVGDRPIVVICGDLLLEADLTGAVADFLDQPDGARLLATRVPDTAGHTPLRVAEGRVLDLGDKDPHRHRPGLMELGVYLYRRDVFDEIRALRPSARGETEIWELNRRYARRGRLRCTEVTGWWCDVGGSLADYREADRRYAPRQPTVPTGPR; this comes from the coding sequence GTGCCCACTCCTCCACGCCCCGATCCGACCCCGGTCGGCGTGCTCCTCGCCGGCGGTCGCGGCACCCGACTCGCCCCGCTCACCGACCGGACGAGCAAGCAGTTGCTGCCCGTCGGCGGGCGGCCGTTGGCCGCGCGGGTGATCGACCAGTTGACCGCCGCCGGCGTACGCGACGTGCTGGCGGTGATCGACGACCGGCACGCCGACGCGTTCCTGGGCACGCTGCGCGACGGTCGCGACCTGGGTCTGCGCAGCCTCGCGTACGTCTGGCAGCCGCCGACCGGCCTGGGCATGCCCTCGGCGATCGCCCAGGTCGAGCCGCACGTCGGCGACCGGCCGATCGTGGTGATCTGCGGTGACCTGCTGCTGGAGGCGGACCTGACCGGGGCCGTCGCCGACTTCCTCGACCAGCCCGACGGCGCCCGGCTGCTCGCCACCCGGGTGCCGGACACCGCCGGCCACACACCGCTGCGCGTGGCCGAGGGCCGGGTGCTCGACCTGGGCGACAAGGACCCGCACCGGCACCGGCCCGGGCTGATGGAACTCGGGGTCTACCTCTACCGACGGGACGTCTTCGACGAGATCCGCGCGCTGCGCCCGTCGGCGCGCGGCGAGACCGAGATCTGGGAGCTCAACCGCCGGTACGCCCGCCGCGGCCGGCTGCGCTGCACCGAGGTGACCGGCTGGTGGTGCGACGTCGGCGGGAGCCTGGCGGACTACCGGGAGGCCGACCGGCGGTACGCGCCCCGACAGCCGACGGTCCCGACCGGACCTCGTTGA
- a CDS encoding class I SAM-dependent methyltransferase: MTMPVPDRASVIEQQRQTWDSVSEGWQAWRESFERGGAPVTRGLLDAADLRPGDRVLDVGSGCGEPALSAARIVGRDGQVLGLDISPAMIEIARRRAVELPQARFEVGDLADLDLPEHSFDAVLSRWALMFLPDRAAALRALRRLLTPGGRLAAAVWGPADEAPAVGLAFRAIVPVVQGSTPPPPPPPDAPGPYAMSDPERCHAELTEAGFVDVRVERFRAPFWLESPETFVAYTKAMLPAPVLAMLRDRLGSADDPRLWAEVARLAGEHVAADGTVQLPSTVLLLSAVADKSS; the protein is encoded by the coding sequence ATGACCATGCCGGTGCCCGACCGGGCGAGCGTCATCGAGCAGCAACGGCAGACCTGGGATTCGGTGAGCGAGGGCTGGCAGGCCTGGCGGGAGAGCTTCGAGCGCGGCGGCGCGCCGGTGACCCGCGGGCTGTTGGACGCGGCCGACCTGCGACCCGGCGACCGGGTCCTCGACGTGGGCAGTGGCTGCGGCGAGCCGGCCCTGTCCGCCGCGCGGATCGTCGGCCGGGACGGACAGGTGCTCGGCCTCGACATCTCCCCGGCGATGATCGAGATTGCCCGTCGCCGTGCCGTCGAGCTGCCGCAGGCCCGCTTCGAGGTCGGTGACCTCGCCGACCTCGACCTGCCGGAGCACTCGTTCGACGCGGTGCTCAGCCGCTGGGCGCTGATGTTCCTGCCGGACCGGGCCGCCGCGCTGCGCGCGCTGCGCCGTCTCCTGACGCCCGGCGGGCGGCTGGCCGCCGCCGTCTGGGGTCCCGCCGACGAGGCACCGGCCGTGGGCCTGGCGTTCCGCGCCATCGTGCCCGTCGTCCAGGGCTCCACGCCACCGCCACCGCCACCGCCGGACGCGCCGGGCCCGTACGCGATGTCCGATCCGGAGCGTTGCCACGCGGAGCTGACCGAGGCCGGCTTCGTCGACGTGCGCGTCGAGCGGTTCCGGGCCCCGTTCTGGCTCGAGTCGCCGGAGACGTTCGTCGCCTACACCAAGGCGATGCTGCCCGCTCCGGTCCTGGCGATGCTGCGCGACCGGCTCGGCTCGGCCGACGACCCGCGACTCTGGGCCGAGGTGGCCCGGCTGGCCGGGGAGCACGTGGCGGCCGACGGCACCGTCCAGCTTCCCTCCACCGTGTTGCTGCTCAGCGCGGTGGCCGACAAGTCGTCCTGA
- a CDS encoding methyltransferase domain-containing protein produces the protein MNSQAVRAQQITEWTLCAGAWRDHRANFVEPGRPITEAMVRLADLRPGERVLDLACGVGNPALDVAARVGAGGHVLGLDLVEAMVDGARSVAAGLDVGNVEFRVIPDETTLGVPDGSFDAATCRAGLQYMPDRAGAMEAVRRALRPGGRFVAMTLGAAERCMPFQLTNGIVSRHVPLPEKAPDDDSGPVGLSSLKELVHLFTEAGFVDLRTEVFESPIFEAADPASAWEFFARTAGPFIPLLESLPPETRRAIHEDAVRTFGAAFPDGPVRPTGEVLVVCGRRPD, from the coding sequence ATGAACTCGCAGGCTGTCCGAGCGCAACAGATCACCGAGTGGACGCTGTGCGCCGGGGCGTGGCGGGACCACCGTGCCAACTTCGTCGAACCGGGTCGCCCGATCACCGAGGCCATGGTGCGCCTGGCCGACCTGCGGCCGGGCGAGCGCGTGCTCGACCTGGCGTGCGGGGTCGGCAACCCGGCGCTCGACGTCGCCGCGCGGGTCGGGGCGGGTGGGCACGTGCTCGGCCTCGACCTGGTCGAGGCCATGGTGGACGGCGCCCGGTCGGTGGCGGCCGGGCTGGACGTCGGCAACGTGGAGTTCCGCGTGATCCCGGACGAGACAACCCTCGGGGTGCCGGACGGGAGCTTCGACGCCGCCACCTGCCGGGCCGGCCTGCAGTACATGCCGGACCGGGCGGGCGCGATGGAGGCGGTGCGGCGGGCGTTGCGTCCCGGTGGGCGGTTCGTGGCCATGACCCTCGGCGCCGCCGAACGCTGCATGCCTTTCCAGCTCACCAACGGCATCGTCAGCCGGCACGTGCCGCTGCCCGAGAAGGCGCCGGACGACGACTCCGGCCCGGTCGGCCTCTCCTCGCTGAAGGAGCTGGTCCACCTGTTCACCGAGGCGGGTTTCGTGGACCTGCGGACCGAGGTCTTCGAGTCGCCGATCTTCGAGGCGGCGGACCCGGCCTCGGCCTGGGAGTTCTTCGCCCGGACGGCGGGCCCGTTCATCCCGCTGCTCGAATCGCTGCCGCCCGAGACCCGGCGGGCGATCCACGAGGACGCGGTACGCACCTTCGGCGCCGCCTTCCCGGACGGGCCGGTCCGCCCGACCGGTGAGGTCCTGGTGGTCTGCGGACGGCGGCCGGATTGA
- a CDS encoding selenium-binding protein SBP56-related protein: MAAVLTIAAVVLALSDQPRVQAAPVDLLTSSVVGTDGRTYTATNHLVREARPSRHHTPKEWLLAWAGDETPSGSAASATSTGAHHAAVGTTGDPDFLAVIDVTKGSPDYGKVVNTVTMSPVTGNEPHHLQYIWHKGQRLFAHGIFSDITYVLDASRLPQIKLVGINLSADTPCGSLPDASWVLDDGTAYVSYMGGPDVAGPCRYPNGEVRNGNGFGGTPGEVVRIGPDGRTLAEIPADRPEGDSTGTCGSKPQVTPATCANPHGIQVREDLDLMVVSDFAEARNYLDPTSEVVDPYLLRDTIRTFDIKNRNAPRLRSVSHLPEGPRVDQLPAFSEPRMVMENAVTHKRRHKGVFASTMAGGAIFYTPDITVKNPQWREIFDDTTAYRAFDTTGLLTGSNSGGSWLQVSLDDRFLFHAVMGSDPRQPRDVNSGMLYVLDIQKLLAAGRDVRCKIDTVAEVSTGGVEPDCPALMGVVPLRDAVSPLVGVGPHWGAVDNFGPTPGRGGKLREQERIDRVATSNYFVGQSGIDGDHRVCLIDIARNGRPTLDSTFRDEYSDLPCVSFNRAQWPHGATGNARPHGVLFVVADADLH, encoded by the coding sequence TTGGCGGCGGTCCTGACCATCGCGGCCGTGGTGCTCGCGCTGTCGGACCAACCCCGCGTCCAAGCCGCCCCGGTCGACCTGCTCACCTCCAGTGTGGTCGGCACCGACGGGCGCACCTACACGGCGACCAACCATCTGGTCCGCGAGGCCCGGCCGTCTCGGCACCACACCCCGAAGGAGTGGCTGCTCGCCTGGGCCGGCGACGAGACACCGTCCGGCTCGGCCGCGTCCGCCACGTCGACAGGCGCGCACCACGCGGCCGTCGGCACCACCGGCGACCCCGACTTCCTGGCCGTCATCGACGTCACCAAGGGCTCGCCCGACTACGGCAAGGTGGTCAACACCGTCACCATGTCGCCGGTGACCGGCAACGAGCCGCACCACCTCCAGTACATCTGGCACAAGGGTCAGCGGCTCTTCGCGCACGGCATCTTCAGTGACATCACCTACGTGCTCGACGCCAGCAGGCTTCCGCAGATCAAGCTCGTCGGCATCAACCTGTCCGCCGACACCCCCTGCGGCTCCCTGCCCGACGCCTCCTGGGTGCTCGACGACGGCACCGCGTACGTCAGCTACATGGGCGGTCCGGACGTCGCCGGGCCCTGCCGATATCCCAACGGGGAGGTCCGCAACGGCAACGGTTTCGGCGGGACGCCGGGCGAGGTGGTCCGGATCGGGCCGGACGGGCGCACCCTGGCCGAGATCCCGGCGGACCGGCCGGAGGGGGACAGCACCGGCACCTGCGGAAGCAAACCGCAGGTGACCCCGGCGACCTGCGCCAACCCGCACGGCATCCAGGTCCGGGAGGACCTCGACCTGATGGTGGTGAGCGACTTCGCCGAGGCGCGCAACTACCTCGACCCGACGAGCGAGGTGGTCGATCCCTACCTGCTCCGGGACACGATCCGGACCTTCGACATCAAGAACCGCAACGCGCCCCGACTGCGCTCCGTCTCACACCTGCCGGAGGGGCCTCGCGTCGACCAGCTCCCGGCCTTCTCCGAGCCCCGGATGGTGATGGAGAACGCCGTCACCCACAAGCGCCGGCACAAGGGTGTCTTCGCCTCCACCATGGCCGGTGGCGCGATCTTCTACACGCCGGACATCACCGTCAAGAACCCGCAGTGGCGGGAGATCTTCGACGACACCACCGCGTACCGTGCCTTCGACACCACCGGGCTGCTCACCGGCTCGAACTCCGGCGGGAGCTGGCTGCAGGTGAGTCTCGACGACCGGTTCCTGTTCCACGCCGTGATGGGCTCCGACCCGCGCCAGCCACGGGACGTCAACAGCGGGATGCTCTACGTCCTGGACATTCAGAAGCTGCTGGCGGCCGGTCGCGACGTCCGCTGCAAGATCGACACGGTGGCCGAGGTGAGCACCGGCGGCGTCGAGCCGGACTGCCCGGCGTTGATGGGCGTCGTGCCGCTGCGCGACGCGGTGTCGCCACTTGTCGGCGTCGGCCCGCACTGGGGCGCCGTCGACAACTTCGGTCCGACGCCGGGCCGCGGCGGCAAGCTGCGCGAACAGGAGCGGATCGACCGGGTTGCCACCTCCAACTACTTCGTGGGCCAGTCGGGGATCGACGGCGACCACCGGGTCTGCCTCATCGACATCGCGCGGAACGGCCGGCCGACGCTTGACAGCACGTTCCGCGACGAATACTCCGACCTGCCCTGCGTCAGCTTCAACCGGGCCCAGTGGCCGCACGGCGCGACCGGAAACGCCCGACCCCACGGGGTCCTGTTCGTCGTCGCCGATGCCGACCTCCACTGA